In the genome of Gordonia rubripertincta, one region contains:
- a CDS encoding acyl-CoA dehydrogenase family protein, translating into MTLLPTMQRRMTMITGWTDDHEELRAVVRRFLSEKSSTEKVRELAIAGAAGDQAVWRQMAEQMDLQGLVIPEEFGGAGMGAVELGVVLEEMGRALYVGPYFSTVALAVQTLTAVGDRAAQARWLPRIAGGDLTATVAIADDAPSFDLTAVTATATASGDGWSVSGAKAFVIDGMTADLILVAARTDGDLGLFALAGDAAGLHREAVPTVDETRALARVELDAVPAVRVGDDATQTLARAGDLAAAALAAEQIGGAAAALDMAVDYAKMRVQFERPIGSFQAIKHRCADLKVQIESGRSAAFFAAALLDDGDPEAAIAASTAQAWCSAAYTKASMENIQFHGGIGYTWECDAHLYLRRATVSDVVLGAPRAHRARIAELVEM; encoded by the coding sequence GTGACGCTCCTGCCGACCATGCAGCGGAGGATGACCATGATCACCGGATGGACCGACGACCACGAAGAGCTCCGAGCCGTGGTGCGACGCTTCCTGAGCGAGAAGTCGTCGACGGAGAAGGTTCGCGAGCTCGCCATCGCGGGCGCAGCGGGCGACCAGGCCGTGTGGCGGCAGATGGCCGAGCAGATGGACCTGCAGGGCCTGGTGATCCCTGAGGAGTTCGGCGGCGCCGGGATGGGTGCGGTCGAACTGGGCGTGGTCCTCGAGGAGATGGGCCGCGCACTGTATGTGGGACCGTATTTCTCGACGGTCGCGCTGGCGGTGCAGACCTTGACGGCGGTGGGTGACCGGGCGGCACAGGCCCGATGGCTACCGCGCATCGCGGGGGGAGATCTCACCGCCACCGTGGCAATCGCCGACGACGCGCCGTCGTTCGACCTCACCGCGGTCACGGCCACGGCCACGGCGTCGGGCGACGGCTGGAGTGTGTCTGGCGCCAAGGCGTTCGTCATCGACGGGATGACCGCGGACCTCATTCTGGTGGCTGCTCGTACCGATGGCGATCTGGGCCTGTTCGCACTCGCGGGTGACGCCGCCGGATTGCATCGCGAAGCGGTGCCCACCGTCGACGAGACCCGGGCGCTCGCGCGAGTCGAGTTGGATGCCGTACCGGCGGTTCGGGTCGGCGACGATGCCACACAGACGCTCGCGCGTGCCGGTGACCTTGCCGCTGCCGCCTTGGCCGCCGAACAGATCGGTGGTGCCGCTGCGGCACTGGACATGGCGGTTGACTATGCCAAGATGCGTGTCCAGTTCGAGCGTCCGATCGGCTCCTTCCAGGCGATCAAGCATCGATGTGCAGATCTCAAGGTGCAGATCGAATCAGGGCGGTCCGCAGCATTTTTCGCGGCTGCGCTGCTCGATGACGGTGATCCCGAGGCGGCGATCGCCGCGTCGACAGCTCAGGCGTGGTGTTCGGCGGCCTACACCAAGGCGAGCATGGAGAACATCCAGTTCCATGGTGGAATCGGCTATACGTGGGAGTGCGACGCGCACCTCTACCTGCGCCGGGCCACCGTTTCCGACGTTGTCCTCGGCGCTCCGCGGGCGCATCGCGCCCGGATCGCCGAGCTGGTGGAGATGTGA